A section of the Primulina eburnea isolate SZY01 unplaced genomic scaffold, ASM2296580v1 ctg739_ERROPOS5529518, whole genome shotgun sequence genome encodes:
- the LOC140822285 gene encoding serine/threonine protein phosphatase 2A 57 kDa regulatory subunit B' kappa isoform-like, with the protein MWKQILNKLPRKSQKTDQDSQRNPSSGPYVPCQVTVRANAANPAIKRASAAVFPASVIAGIEPLQAFKDVPSSEKMNLFISKLSLCCVAFDFTDPTKNIQEKELKRATLLELLDFVSQSPPKFSEPAILALCKMCSINLFRIFPPNYQLSNKSAGENDNDDEPTFDPAWSHLQIVYDFLLKFVTSTSLEVKVAKKYIDHSFILKIIDMFDSEDPRERDCLKAILHRIYGKFMVHRPFLRKCISDVFYRFVFETEKHNGIAELLEIFGSVITGFAVPLKEEHKIFLWRALVPLHKPKSLGIYFQQLSYCVTQFIEKDPKLAGVVIHGLLKYWPITNSQKEVMFLGELEEILEVINIAEFQKIMVPLFQRIRNCINSYHFQVAERALFLWNNDQIVNLIAHNRQIILPIVFPALETNAQNHWNHAVLNLTLNVRKMLAEMDDALVLTCISNCREEQEKMNLVMEKRKETWERLENRASLQPVSGNTAVLVTY; encoded by the exons ATGTGGAAGCAAATTCTTAACAAACTCCCTCGAAAATCCCAGAAGACGGATCAAGATTCGCAAAGAAACCCTAGTTCAGGCCCATACGTACCATGCCAGGTTACTGTCCGGGCCAATGCAGCCAACCCTGCTATCAAACGGGCTTCAGCTGCAGTCTTTCCAGCCAGTGTTATTGCAGGAATTGAGCCGTTGCAAGCCTTCAAGGATGTTCCAAGTTCAGAAAAAATGAATCTTTTCATTAGTAAGTTAAGTCTTTGCTGTGTAGCATTTGATTTCACTGATCCGACCAAAAATATCCAAGAAAAGGAGCTTAAGCGAGCCACACTGCTCGAGCTTCTTGATTTTGTATCACAGAGCCCTCCAAAATTCTCGGAGCCTGCGATTTTAGCATTGTGCAAAATGTGCTCCATTAATTTGTTCCGTATTTTCCCACCTAATTATCAGCTGAGTAACAAAAGTGCGGGTGAAAATGATAATGATGATGAGCCAACTTTCGATCCTGCGTGGTCTCACTTGCAGATAGTGTATGATTTCCTGCTCAAGTTTGTGACTTCCACTTCTTTGGAGGTGAAAGTTGCGAAGAAATATATCGATCATTCCTTTATTCTGAAAATAATCGACATGTTTGATTCGGAAGATCCCAGGGAACGGGACTGTCTGAAGGCGATTCTGCATAGGATTTATGGGAAGTTTATGGTCCACAGGCCATTTTTAAGAAAGTGCATAAGCGATGTGTTCTACAGATTTGTATTTGAGACAGAGAAGCATAATGGGATTGCTGAGTTGTTGGAGATTTTTGGGAGTGTCATCACGGGATTTGCTGTACCTTTAAAAGAGGAGCATAAGATATTTCTTTGGAGAGCATTGGTTCCGCTACACAAGCCCAAGTCGTTGGGGATTTACTTTCAGCAGCTGTCGTATTGTGTGACTCAGTTTATCGAGAAGGATCCTAAATTGGCTGGCGTTGTGATTCATGGGCTATTGAAATATTGGCCGATTACAAATAGCCAGAAGGAGGTGATGTTTTTAGGGGAGTTGGAGGAGATTCTCGAAGTGATCAATATCGCTGAGTTCCAAAAGATCATGGTTCCGTTATTCCAGAGAATCAGAAACTGCATAAATAGTTACCATTTTCAG GTAGCCGAAAGGGCTCTGTTTTTGTGGAACAATGACCAAATTGTCAATCTAATTGCACACAACCGCCAAATTATACTGCCCATAGTATTCCCAGCTCTGGAAACCAATGCACAAAACCACTGGAACCATGCTGTCCTGAACTTGACTTTGAACGTGAGAAAAATGCTCGCAGAAATGGACGATGCTCTGGTGTTAACGTGCATATCCAATTGCCGAGAGGAGCAAGAGAAAATGAATTTGGTCATGGAAAAGCGAAAGGAAACTTGGGAGCGTTTGGAAAATAGGGCTAGTCTTCAGCCAGTATCAGGAAACACTGCTGTTCTGGTAACTTATTAA
- the LOC140822293 gene encoding E3 ubiquitin-protein ligase At1g63170-like: MALPLLGLHRKSQTNKVPLLMDRADIHYADEHVIEIATSSDASSSGSSRERASSGMEQQHSEDLMSTSSRAPLYPLNDSNSRNSSLVRRGNSRGRQRSPLNSGLWISVELVLTVSQIIAAIIVLSLSNHEKPRAPLRTWIVGYASGCLAILPLLYWRFKYRNQVSEQVSSQQSQESSQGNNSSGSLTGRVMGAEDRWTTAMTTRGIQSNVLPNPRLKMFVEYFKMGLDCFFAVWFVVGNVWIFGGHSSSTDAPNLYRLCIVFLTFSCIGYAMPFILCAAICCCLPCIFSVLRFREDAYPNRGATQESISSLPTYKFKARKIKSSSNKESSSGAGEGGIVAAGTEKERLISGEDAVCCICLAKYVHNDELRELPCSHFFHKDCVDKWLKINALCPLCKTDVVRPF; this comes from the exons ATGGCTTTGCCCTTGCTTGGACTTCATCGTAAAAGCCAAACAAACAAAGTCCCGTTGTTAATGGACCGAGCAGATATTCATTATGCAGATGAACATGTTATTGAAATTGCTACTAGTAGTGACGCTTCTTCATCTGGCTCCTCCCGTGAGAGGGCATCAAGTGGCATGGAGCAGCAACATAGTGAAGATCTGATGTCTACTAGTTCAAGGGCTCCTCTATATCCTTTAAATGACTCGAACTCAAGGAATTCATCACTAGTAAGAAGAGGAAATAGTCGAGGTCGCCAAAGGAGTCCATTAAATTCTGGGTTATGGATATCCGTTGAGCTAGTGCTGACAGTTAGCCAAATTATTGCTGCTATTATTGTTTTATCTCTGTCAAATCATGAGAAACCACGAGCTCCTTTGAGAACATGGATTGTTGGTTATGCATCTGGATGTTTGGCGATTCTTCCTCTTCTCTATTGGCGTTTTAAATATCGAAACCAGGTTTCTGAACAGGTTTCCTCTCAACAAAGTCAAGAGTCCTCTCAAGGCAACAATAGTTCAGGTTCCTTGACTGGAAGAGTTATGGGGGCGGAAGATCGCTGGACAACTGCAATGACAACTAGAGGCATTCAAAGTAATGTGTTGCCAAATCCAAG GCTCAAGATGTTTGTTGAATACTTCAAGATGGGTTTGGATTGCTTTTTTGCGGTTTGGTTTGTGGTTGGTAATGTTTGGATTTTTGGAGGGCACTCATCTTCAACTGATGCTCCCAATTTGTACAG GTTGTGTATAGTGTTTCTTACCTTTAGTTGTATTGGATATGCGATGCCTTTTATCCTCTGTGCGGCAATTTGCTGCTGCCTCCCTTGTATATTTTCAGTCCTGAGATTCAGAGAAGATGCATATCCAAACAGAGGAGCTACTCAAGAGTCTATCAGTTCTTTGCCAACTTATAAATTCAAAGCAAGGAAAATTAAGAGTAGCAGTAACAAGGAAAGTAGCTCGGGAGCGGGTGAAGGTGGCATAGTGGCTGCTGGAACGGAAAAAGAGCGTTTAATATCAGGAGAGGATGCG GTATGCTGTATTTGCTTGGCGAAATATGTGCACAATGATGAACTCAGAGAGTTGCCTTGTTCCCATTTCTTTCACAAAGATTGTGTTGATAAATGGCTGAAAATCAACGCTTTGTGTCCTCTCTGCAAAACAGATGTGGTGAGACCATTTTGA
- the LOC140822289 gene encoding gibberellin 3-beta-dioxygenase 1-like: MATTFSEVYGDTPLQLKHIVPLDFDSIHDLPDSHVWTEPFDLLSGKRICQSHMDQSNVPIVDLAAPNALELVGDACRKWGMFQVMNHGVPSSLVGDAESNVRRLFALPAEQKLKALRSPGGATGYGVARISPFFSKLMWHEGFTIMGSAVEHAKILWPQDYEEFCNAMDDYQKQMKSLAHKILVLILESLEAKDLETLVSAASVHKYSEGALQLNSYPCCPNHNQAIGLAPHTDSLLLTILHQNDTEGLQVFRENSGWITVPPVSEALVVNIGDLLHIISNGEFRTAYHRVVPNETRHRFTMAFFYGPQGDSVVAPLSSLGSPRYRSVTVKEYLSIKNKHLEKAIPLLKTG, from the exons ATGGCGACAACTTTCTCAGAAGTCTATGGCGACACTCCTCTCCAACTTAAACACATAGTCCCTCTCGATTTCGACTCGATCCACGACCTACCTGACTCACATGTGTGGACCGAACCCTTCGATCTTTTATCGGGAAAACGTATATGTCAGTCACATATGGACCAATCAAACGTGCCCATTGTAGACCTGGCGGCTCCAAATGCTTTGGAACTAGTGGGTGATGCATGCCGAAAATGGGGAATGTTCCAAGTGATGAACCATGGGGTGCCCTCGAGTTTGGTCGGTGATGCCGAGTCAAATGTTCGCCGGTTGTTTGCTCTCCCTGCTGAGCAGAAACTGAAGGCGTTGCGTTCTCCAGGTGGAGCCACCGGGTATGGGGTGGCTCGGATTTCTCCCTTTTTCTCCAAGTTAATGTGGCATGAGGGCTTCACCATTATGGGTTCTGCGGTCGAGCATGCTAAAATACTTTGGCCTCAGGACTATGAAGAATTTTG CAATGCAATGGACGACTATCAAAAACAGATGAAATCATTAGCCCACAAAATCTTGGTCCTCATCCTCGAGTCCTTGGAGGCAAAAGATCTAGAAACCCTAGTTTCTGCAGCTTCTGTCCACAAATATTCTGAAGGGGCATTGCAGCTAAATTCTTATCCTTGTTGCCCCAACCACAACCAAGCCATTGGCTTAGCTCCGCACACAGATTCCCTGCTTCTTACAATTCTGCATCAAAATGACACAGAGGGTCTTCAGGTTTTTCGCGAAAACTCGGGATGGATAACAGTTCCTCCAGTTTCAGAAGCCCTAGTCGTCAATATAGGTGATCTCTTGCACATCATATCAAACGGAGAGTTTCGGACGGCGTATCATCGTGTGGTTCCTAACGAAACGAGGCACAGGTTTACGATGGCCTTCTTCTACGGCCCTCAAGGTGATTCTGTGGTTGCTCCTCTGTCGAGCCTCGGTTCTCCCCGGTATCGTTCAGTGACGGTTAAAGAGTATCTCAGCATCAAGAACAAGCATCTTGAGAAGGCAATTCCGTTGCTTAAAACAGGGTAG